The nucleotide window GAAACAGATGCTTTATTAGCAGAGAAAATGAATACTGTCTTAGCAAATGAGTTAGAGGCCATTTTTTGTTTTGGAGAACTTTTAGAAGATAGAAAATCTGGTAATCATTTTAAAGTGGTAGAAAGCCAATTGCAAAATGCTTTATTTCATTTAGAGGCAAAAGATTTTTCGAGTATTGTTTTAGCTTATGAACCTGTTTGGGCTATTGGTACAGGAGAAACAGCAAGTCCTGAGCAAGCACAAGAAATGCATGCTTTTATCAGAAAAACACTTGCTGAAAAGTACAATCAAGAAGTTGCAGATTCAGTATCAATCTTATATGGAGGAAGTGTAAAGCCTGCAAATGCAGAAGAAATATTCTCTAAAGAAGATGTAGATGGTGGTTTAATTGGTGGAGCATCTTTAAAACCAGCAGACTTTGCAGCCATAATTAAGGCAATTTAAACACAGCAAAAACACATATTTTAGTATAAAACCAATAAATTTGCATCAAGATTAAATTTTGATGCATTTTTTATTATGGATAATATATATATCGAATATACTTTTACAATAACACCAAAAGAACCAGCTTCAGAAATTTTAATTGCAGAATTGGGTGCTGTAGGTTTTGAAAGTTTTGTAGAAACTGAAAATGGTTTGGTAGCATACATTCAGAAGGATGATTACAATACATCTATTTTAGAGGATATTTATATTTTAAAATCAGATGAATTTTCTATTTCTTATGCAAATAAGGAAGTAGCTCAAACTAATTGGAATGCAGAGTGGGAGAAGAATTTTACACCAATTCAAGTAAATGATTTGGTTAGTATAAGAGCACCTTTTCATGAGAATCCAAATTTAGCGTACGATATTGTCATAGAACCAAAAATGAGTTTTGGAACTGGTCATCATGAAACTACACATATGATGATTCAACATTTATTAGAACTTGATTTAAAGAATAAAAAAACTTTAGACATGGGTTGTGGAACTGGAATTTTAGCAATTTTTGCAGAAATGAAAGGAGCAAACCCTATAGACGCTATAGATATAGATAATTGGTGCTATGAGAATTCTATAGAGAATGTAAAGCGCAATAAATGCTCAAATATTAGCGTTTTTGAAGGTGATTCCTCTTTGTTAACTGACAAAACTTATGATGTAATTATAGCCAACATCAACAGGAATATTTTATTGAGTGATATGAAAACATATACAAATTGTTTAAATGAAAAAGGAGTTTTATTATTAAGTGGTTTTTATAAAGAAGATATTACTATTATAGATGATGAAGTTTCTAAGTTTAATTTAAAGTTAGAAAAAACTATAGAAAGAAATAATTGGGTTGCTTTAAAATACAATAAATTGTAATTTTGAAAACATGAGTACTAAAGAAAAAATTCAGGAAGAAGTAGACGTCTTAGAAAAAGAAGTTTTTCAGCATGAAATTGTTTTACATAATGATAATGTAAATACATTTGACTTTGTTATTGAATCTTTAATAAACGTTTGCGATCATACCCTAGAGCAAGCAGAACAATGTACTATATTAGTTCATTATAAAGGAAAATGTACAGTAAAATCTGGTGAGTTTAAAGATTTAGAGCCAAGATGTTCTAAATTATTACAATTAGGTTTATCTGCAGAATTGGTATAAGTATGGAAAATGTTCTAAAATATTATGAGTTTTCTGAGTTTAAAAAAGACAATTCAGAAGCTTTTTCAAATAACGAGATTGCATATACTGAGTTGAATGAAACTCATTATTTAATTTTTGAGAAAGAACTAGATCAGTATAATTTATACGTTTCTAAATATAATTCTAGAAGTGAGATTGGTTTTAAAAAACCACTAATTCTGGAATTACTTGTTTCTAATTATGATAAAAGTAAACCAGAACATAGACTAGCTATAAAACAGTATTTAAACTAAAGATATAAAATAAAGAAGCTCATAAATTTAATATTTATGGGCTTCTTTATGAATAACTATAAAGTTATTCTTCCTTTATAAACTCTTTAACCATACCATAGATTATAGTGTCTTTATCGTTATTTATTTCTCTCCATTTTAAAACTTTTACAAAAGCCTTATTCCCATCTTTATCAAAAATTTCATCAATAGAATTTAGTTCATTACCAGTAATGGCTACAACTAAATCTTTTTCATAGTAAGCCTGTGCATACTTGTCACCAAACATGTCAAAATTATCTTTTCCAATATGAGAATAAATATCATAAGAGAATAAGTGTCCTAAATGTTTTACATAAGCAGGGTTTACATACTGAATTATAAAACGATTACCACGTTTTAATTTTTGCCAAACAGGTAAAGGAAAACCTTGGTAAGTTCTATTAAAAATGATCATGTTCTTCTTAAGAGTTATACTTTTCTCTTTAAGTTTTACGACCTCAATTTTTACATTTTGATTTTCTGTTCTTAAAAAATAAGTGGAAGTTGTTAAAAACAGTAAAGAGACATATGTAATTATTTTATGTTTCTTCTCTAAATCTGATACTTTAAAAAATATTGATTGCGCCTTAAAACCTATTTTATTCATAACAACAGGGGTATAAATTATTAAAAAAAAACTGGTTGACGTGTTTTGATAAATAACATTCTAAATATACTAAAAATTGTTTAAACAGTTTTAATACTTAAAATACTTATAAAACTAGATTTAATAATAAAGGTATTTTTTAAATAATTAGTGTTACTATAAATCTATTTTTTTTCTCTGATACCTCTTACCATTCCATATACAAGAGTATCTTTATAATCTCTGATACTTCTCCATTTTACAACATCCAATATTGTTGGTTTATTATTTTTATCTACAAAATCTTCTTCTATTTCTAATTCTATACCAGTTACAGATACTGCAACATCATTTTCATAGAATATCTGCGCTGTTTTTTTAGGCCAAATATCAAAATTATCTTTACCTATAACTTGATAAATATCATCTTTAAAAGTATGGCCAAATTTTTTAACATAAGCTGGGTTAATATATTGTATAATAAATCTGTTACCCCTTTTTACTTTTTGCCAAATTGGTTGTGGAAAATTTTCATAATTTCTATTAAAAATAATCATATTTTCTTTTAAATGCTGATTACGTTCTTTAATAGTAATATAATCAAGTTTTATTTGTTGATTTTCTGTTCTTAAAAAATACGTAGATGTCGTTAGAAACAACAATGATAAATAAGTTATTATCTTATGCTTCTTTTCTAAATTCGAGACTTTATGTAGTATAGATTCAGCCTTATATCCAATTTTTTTCATAAATAATGGGGTATAAAATTATTTAAAATATAGGTACAAATAATTTTATTATTATAAAAATAGCTGGTTATTTCTTAAGAATAATAAAAAGAACATCTTGATTTTAAAGCAAGTTTTAAGGTAATTTAAATTTAAGAGCATATTTAAGGGGTTAAAAGTACAGCCTCAAATATAATAAATATAGATATATAATGAGAAGTAAGTTTATTCAAAACGGAAAATTGTTCTATAATAAATGGTAAATTATTCTTTTATTTTAGAGATTCTTTGCACCATTCCATAAACCAAAGTATCTCTATTATCTCTGATACTTCTCCATTTTAAAACCCTAGCATAAATAGGTTTTCCAGATTTATCTATGAACTCTTCATCAGTATTAAGTACTTTTCCCATAATTGAGACTGCTATATCATTCTCATAAAAAGTTTGAGCGAACTTTTCAGGCCAGACTTCGAAGTCGTTTTTTCCAATAACATTATATTGGTTGTTATTAAAAAGATGTCCAAATTCCTTAACAAAACTTGGGTTAGTGTATTGCATTATAAATTTATCGCCTCTTTTTACCTTTTGCCAAACTGGTAATGGAAATTCTTCATAACTTCTATTAAAGATAATCATGTTTTGTTTCAAATTTAAATTTCGCTCTTGTAAAGTAGCAAAATCAATTTTTACTTTTTGATTTTCTGTTCTTAAAAAATAAGTAGATATAGTTAAAAATAATAGCGAAGCATAAGTTATTACCTTATGTTTTCTTTCTAAATTTGAAACTACTAGTAGTAATTTTCTTGAATTAAAACTCAGTTTTTTCATAGACCTACTAATTAATTGATGTTAGGTAAATTATTTGGTATATATGAAAAAGCAGAACACTTTTTTATATTAAAAATAAAATATATTAAACGAGTAGGGGTAGTATATAAAAAGTATACACTTGTATAAAAAAGTGTACTTAAAAAGAAGGTATTAGTTTTTATATTATCCATAATTGGGGGAATAGTAGGGATTAATTAAAATACTAAATATTTGTTTTCACAAATAATAATAAGGCAAATATAAAAATTTAAGATATAAAGCCAATATTAGTATTCTAATATACGAAGTAAATTTATATATATAGAATAATTATAAATTAAAATAAAAAAAACTCATTTTAATTAAAAAATGAGTTTTTTGTGACCATGCTAGGATTCAAACCTAGAACCTCTTGAGCCGTAATCAAGTGCGCTATTCAGTTGCGCCACATGGCCTTTTTGCGGGTGCAAATATAGCTGTTTTTTTTAAACTAAGAAATCTTAGTATGAGTTTTTAAGAATTAATTTCTTTTTCATATTCTGCAACAATAGGTTTCGCTTTTTCTAAATCTACATTTAAAACTTGTAATTCTATAGCTGTTCTGTGTTCTCCAAAACCACCTAACCTTGCAGACTCAACTCTGTCTTTAATTAAAATACTAATATTGTTGTCTTCTAATCTGTTTTGCAATCCTTTTACAAGAATTGAAGAACCAGAAAATACTGTAATGTGCTTATTTTCCATAATTTTTATTTTTAATCTAAAGATTTCATAGTTACAAAAGCTCTCCATCCAATAATGGCAAGTTGTATTTTTGACGCTTTAGAAATGTCTAACTCTTTTTTTGTGTAAGAAGGTAAAATAGCCTTATTAATTTTAGCTAATGTTCTAAATAGTGTTTTCTTCATTCGAGTTTGGTTGGTCGTCAAATGTAGCTAAAATTTACAACTTTATTTTGAAATAACAAGTTGTTATTAAATTTATTAGAATAGAACAATGTAAATAATTTCTGCAACTAGGGTAACAAATTTAACGAGTAATAAGATCATGTTTTTTAATTTTTTAAGTTCGATTTTTGATTTCTGATTCCAATATAAAATCTTAAAATGCTATCAACCTAAAAATTATAATAGTATTAATTGAATTTGTTTTATAATATAAATTATAAAAATAGTTTTGGTTATAATATATTACAAGTTGTCTAAAGTGAAGTTGATAAATGAAATTAGAATATGTAGTTTGTGTATAATTATGTAATGTAGTAAAGGGGAGTTTTTGCTTGGTTATAAAAAGCAAAGGAATAATCATCTTTTAATTCACCACTTTTGTACTTTTCATCTTTTACAAATTTAATTAATTGCATAATCTTGTATCTTTGGCAAAAAGATTTTAGATGAATTTTTTACTAATTGTAGTTGGTTTGGTATTGCTAATTTTTGGAGGTGATTGGTTATTAAAATCAGCAGTGGCTTTATCTCTTAAATTAAAAATATCTAAAGTAGTGATAGGGATGACTGTTGTTTCTTTTGCAACTTCTGCGCCTGAACTAATAGTTAGCATAAATGCTGCTTTAACAGGTTCGTCTGATTTGGCTTTAGGAAATGTAATTGGTTCTAATGTTGCAAATTTAGGTTTAGTGTTGGGTATAACTCTTTTACTAGGCTCTATGAGCGTTAGTAAAGACTTCTATAAGTTAAACTGGCCTGTAATGATGATTGCTTCTTTGCTGTTATATGTTTTTTTATGGAATGATTCTATAATTGTATGGTATGAAGGTTTAATTCTTTTTGTGTTTTTAGTTAGTTTTATTGTGTATTTATTACGTTCTCAAAAGAATTTTGATATTGATGAAGTGTTGGAAGAAGAAATTTTCTTGCCTAATCATAAAACGCTTTTCTTTTTTGTGATTGGTGGTTTGGGTCTTTGGGGAGGTTCAGAACTATTAATAAAAGGAGCTACTTCTTTAGCATTAGAATTTGGGGTTACAGAACGTGTAATAGGGGTTACATTGGTCTCTATAGGAACTAGTGTGCCTGAATTAGCAGCATCTATAATTGCAGTATTAAAGAAGGAAAAGGCTATTTCTTTAGGAAATTTAATAGGTTCTAATATCTTTAACATATTAGCTGTAATTGGTATTACATCTATCATCACACCTGTTTCTTTAACAGATCAAAGATTACTTTCTAGTGATATTTTTTGGATGCTAGCCATATCATTTAGCATTTTACCAATGGTACTATTACCTAAAAAGTTTAAGTTGAGCTGGATAAATGGTTTGTTGCTTTTAGTTGCATATTGCTCTTTTATTTATGTAACAATTTAATTTAATTCTCTTTTTTTAGAATTACAAATTGTAGAATTAGCAAAATGGCTACACCTAAAAAGGCAAAGGCTGTCATAAATAACCAAGTTAAATCATATCCTATATAATCAATCATTTGCATTCCTGAATTATGACTAAAAATACTGGCAAGTGAAAATGATATGGCATACATTGCCATATATTCTCCTTGATTTCCTTTTTTGCCTCTTTCCATAGCAAAAGCATTACTAAAAGGAAATGCAATCATTTCACCAACTGTCATTAGTAAAATTCCAATTAAAATAACTCCAACCCAAGAAGTTGTTATTAAGATTATAAAACTTAGTGCAACTAGAAATAAACCTACTGCCACTAATTTTATTTTCTGTTTTTTCAGGCTTTCTAACCAATGGATTAATGGCATTTCGAATATGAAAATAAAGAAACCATTAAAACCCATAATTAACCCTATTTCAAACACGCTTAAATTTCTAACATCTTTATAGTATAAAGGCATTGTAGAAAAATATTGCATAAATGTAAAGCCAAAAATAAACATGGCTATAAAGAATATCCAAAATGCTTTGTCTTTATAAACAGATACTGGTTTTTCTACTGTAACAACATCTAGTTCCTTTACCTTTTTAGGATGTAGTACTTTTAACAACACAAAAGCTGCTAAAATACAAGTAACACCATCAACCCAAAATAAAGCATAATAACCAATACCTGTAATTATAATACCTCCAATAGCAGGCCCAGCAGAAAATCCTAAGTTTATTGCTAATCGAATTAAAGTTACAGATCTTGTTTTGTTTTCTTCTTTGCTATAAGCATTTAGAGCTACA belongs to Polaribacter dokdonensis and includes:
- the tpiA gene encoding triose-phosphate isomerase encodes the protein MRKKIVAGNWKMNNDLAETKSLINGIQNEIENLELDNTRVIVSPSYVNLSLALELTSANKIEVASQNMHQAKSGAFTGEVSADMLKSVGIKSVIIGHSERRQYFNETDALLAEKMNTVLANELEAIFCFGELLEDRKSGNHFKVVESQLQNALFHLEAKDFSSIVLAYEPVWAIGTGETASPEQAQEMHAFIRKTLAEKYNQEVADSVSILYGGSVKPANAEEIFSKEDVDGGLIGGASLKPADFAAIIKAI
- the prmA gene encoding 50S ribosomal protein L11 methyltransferase, producing MDNIYIEYTFTITPKEPASEILIAELGAVGFESFVETENGLVAYIQKDDYNTSILEDIYILKSDEFSISYANKEVAQTNWNAEWEKNFTPIQVNDLVSIRAPFHENPNLAYDIVIEPKMSFGTGHHETTHMMIQHLLELDLKNKKTLDMGCGTGILAIFAEMKGANPIDAIDIDNWCYENSIENVKRNKCSNISVFEGDSSLLTDKTYDVIIANINRNILLSDMKTYTNCLNEKGVLLLSGFYKEDITIIDDEVSKFNLKLEKTIERNNWVALKYNKL
- a CDS encoding ATP-dependent Clp protease adaptor ClpS encodes the protein MSTKEKIQEEVDVLEKEVFQHEIVLHNDNVNTFDFVIESLINVCDHTLEQAEQCTILVHYKGKCTVKSGEFKDLEPRCSKLLQLGLSAELV
- a CDS encoding putative signal transducing protein; this encodes MENKHITVFSGSSILVKGLQNRLEDNNISILIKDRVESARLGGFGEHRTAIELQVLNVDLEKAKPIVAEYEKEINS
- a CDS encoding calcium/sodium antiporter, giving the protein MNFLLIVVGLVLLIFGGDWLLKSAVALSLKLKISKVVIGMTVVSFATSAPELIVSINAALTGSSDLALGNVIGSNVANLGLVLGITLLLGSMSVSKDFYKLNWPVMMIASLLLYVFLWNDSIIVWYEGLILFVFLVSFIVYLLRSQKNFDIDEVLEEEIFLPNHKTLFFFVIGGLGLWGGSELLIKGATSLALEFGVTERVIGVTLVSIGTSVPELAASIIAVLKKEKAISLGNLIGSNIFNILAVIGITSIITPVSLTDQRLLSSDIFWMLAISFSILPMVLLPKKFKLSWINGLLLLVAYCSFIYVTI
- a CDS encoding MFS transporter codes for the protein MKKIYNNYINSFKGLSLEVWWLSLITLVNRAGTMVIPFLSLYLNKNLGFSLANVGWILSFWGLGSVLGTWLGGKLTDKIGYYKVMFGSLLVSGLFFILLQFLTTFEAFCFGILITMLAADAFRPAMFVALNAYSKEENKTRSVTLIRLAINLGFSAGPAIGGIIITGIGYYALFWVDGVTCILAAFVLLKVLHPKKVKELDVVTVEKPVSVYKDKAFWIFFIAMFIFGFTFMQYFSTMPLYYKDVRNLSVFEIGLIMGFNGFFIFIFEMPLIHWLESLKKQKIKLVAVGLFLVALSFIILITTSWVGVILIGILLMTVGEMIAFPFSNAFAMERGKKGNQGEYMAMYAISFSLASIFSHNSGMQMIDYIGYDLTWLFMTAFAFLGVAILLILQFVILKKEN